In Hippoglossus stenolepis isolate QCI-W04-F060 chromosome 5, HSTE1.2, whole genome shotgun sequence, one genomic interval encodes:
- the cep41 gene encoding centrosomal protein of 41 kDa, with product MSVKQGIGSAQFMKRRIPRNAKYQHVKTRLDTGCSLTKYMERLDDIKKNYRYRADEIFKRLKVTTFAQLILQVASVSDLNECENDGDSHCPDDALSEVSDADLESLSEHTNGALHMSPLSDPHDAGDTRENCYTARSTLLSVVSGVGELSLAMKSQKMDKDADKPYPDCPYLLLDVRDRDQYNSCHIISAHSFPIAQLSRTMNPFSKEVLEYKNAAGKIIIVYDEDERIASQAATTMCQRGVENLFMLSGGLKVIAQKFPEGLTTGSIPTACLSSPTSSRWTKTSMQQQMQAAEMRRRFTSDELTKIQEQLEEILIPSNQSSISSRMSTLSSRSNTSGAGSRLSSSASGRNSSRIQSSQPWK from the exons ATGTCGGTCAAACAGGGAATCGGCAGTGCGCAG TTCATGAAAAGAAGAATACCGAGAAACGCAAAGTACCAACACGTCAAGACCCGATTGGATACAG GATGCAGCCTTACGAAGTACATGGAAAGACTGGACGATATTAAAAAAA ATTACAGGTACCGTGCAGATGAAATATTTAAGCGGTTAAAGGTGACGACATTTGCACAATTG ATACTTCAGGTAGCCTCTGTGTCAGACCTGAATGAATGTGAGAATGATGGCGACTCACACTGCCCAGACG ACGCCCTGTCAGAGGTGTCTGATGCAGACCTGGAGAGTTTGTCCGAACACACCAACGGGGCCCTACACATGTCACCACTTTCTGATCCCCATGATGCAGGTGACACCAGGGAGAACTGCTACACTGCCAGGTCAACGCTGCTAAG CGTTGTCAGTGGTGTAGGAGAGCTGAGCCTCGCCATGAAGAGTCAGAAGATGGACAAAGACGCTGACAAGCCCTACCCCGACTGCCCCTACCTGCTGCTGGACGTGCGTGACCGGGACCAATACAACAGCTGTCACATCATCAGCG CACACAGTTTCCCGATCGCCCAACTGTCTCGAACAATGAACCCTTTCTCCAAAGAAGTGCTGGAATAT AAAAACGCAGCAGGTAAGATCATCATTGTGTATGATGAGGATGAGAGAATAGCCAGCCAGGCAGCCACCACCATGTGTCAGCGAGGAGTCGAGAATCTGTTTATGTTGTCTGGAG GTCTCAAGGTAATCGCTCAGAAATTTCCAGAGGGGTTGACGACGGGCTCCATCCCGACCGCTTGCCTGTCGTCTCCCACATCGTCGAGGTGGACGAAGACTTCtatgcagcagcagatgcaggCGGCAGAGATGAGGAGGCGCTTTACATCAGATGAGCTGACCAAGAttcaggagcagctggaggagataCTCATCCCAAGTAACC AGAGCAGCATATCCAGCCGCATGTCGACCCTCAGCTCCCGCTCCAACACATCCGGCGCCGGGAGTCGACTGAGTTCCTCTGCATCTGGAAGGAACAGTTCCAGGATTCAAAGCAGTCAACCCTGGAAATAA
- the LOC118110185 gene encoding centrosomal protein of 41 kDa-like yields the protein MTLKQGIGNVQYMERRIPRNPKYEHIKTRLDTGCSLTKYMAKLDNIKKNYRYRADEVFKRLKVSTFAKLILQVASVSDLNECENDGDSHCPDDALSEVSDADLESLSEHTNGALHMSPLSDPHVAGDTRENCYTARSTLLSIVSGVGELSLAMKSQKMDKDADKPYPDCPYLLLDVRDRDQYNSCHIISAHSFPIAQLSRTMNPFSKEVLEYKNATGKFIIVYDEDERIASQAATTMCQRGVENLFMLSGGLKVIAQKFPEGLTTGSIPTACLSSPTSSKWKKTSVQQQMQVAEMRRRFTSDELTKIQQQLEEILIPSNKSSISSRMSTLSSRSNTSGAGSRLSSSASGRNSSRIQSSQPWK from the exons ATGACGCTCAAACAGGGCATCGGCAATGTGCAG TACATGGAAAGAAGAATACCGAGAAACCCAAAGTACGAACACATCAAGACCCGATTGGATACAG GATGCAGCCTTACGAAGTACATGGCAAAACTggacaatattaaaaaaa ATTACAGGTACCGTGCAGATGAAGTATTTAAGCGGTTAAAGGTGTCTACATTTGCAAAATTG ATACTTCAGGTAGCCTCTGTGTCAGACCTGAATGAATGTGAGAATGATGGCGACTCACACTGCCCAGACG ACGCCCTGTCAGAGGTGTCTGATGCAGACCTGGAGAGTTTGTCCGAACACACCAACGGGGCCCTACACATGTCACCACTTTCTGATCCCCATGTTGCAGGTGACACCAGGGAGAACTGCTACACTGCCAGGTCAACGCTGCTAAG CATTGTCAGTGGTGTAGGAGAGCTGAGCCTCGCCATGAAGAGTCAGAAGATGGACAAAGACGCTGACAAGCCCTACCCCGACTGCCCCTACCTGCTGCTGGACGTGCGTGACCGGGACCAATACAACAGCTGTCACATCATCAGCG CACACAGTTTCCCGATCGCCCAGCTGTCTCGAACAATGAACCCTTTCTCCAAAGAAGTGCTGGAATAT AAAAACGCAACAGGGAAGTTCATCATTGTGTATGATGAGGATGAGAGAATAGCCAGCCAGGCAGCCACCACCATGTGTCAGCGAGGAGTCGAGAATCTGTTTATGTTGTCTGGAG GTCTCAAGGTAATCGCTCAGAAATTTCCAGAGGGGTTGACGACGGGCTCCATCCCGACCGCTTGCCTGTCGTCTCCCACATCGTCGAAGTGGAAGAAGacttctgtgcagcagcagatgcaggTGGCAGAGATGAGGAGGCGCTTTACATCAGATGAGCTGACCAagattcagcagcagctggaggagataCTCATCCCAAGTAACA AGAGCAGCATATCCAGCCGCATGTCGACCCTCAGCTCCCGCTCCAACACATCCGGCGCCGGGAGTCGACTGAGTTCCTCTGCATCTGGAAGGAACAGTTCCAGGATTCAAAGCAGTCAACCCTGGAAATAA
- the cpa5 gene encoding carboxypeptidase A5, with the protein MRVLLVLATLFVVSLCKKTFEGDQVLRIIPKDEVELSLVKDLEDMIEFELDFWKDAADVDTPVHIRVPFHGLQSTKMYLESQGIDYSIMIEDLQAMLDEEQEEMESAARVADPRNTDNFDFSRYHTIDEIYSFQDMLVAENPNMVSKIVIGRSYQGRPLNVLKFSTGGTNRPAIWIDTGIHSREWVTQASGTWFAKKIVTDYGRDPALTAILNKMDIFLEIVTNPDGFYYTHTSNRMWRKTRKPNPGSNCVGVDPNRNWDAGFGGPGASSSPCSETYRGPRANSESEVKSIVDFVKSHGNIKAFVSIHSYSQMLLYPYGYTRNPAKDQTELHALAKKAITDLASLYGTRYRYGSIISTIYQASGGTIDWTYDQGIKYSYTFELRDTGRHGFILPANQIIPTASETWLALMAIMDHTFKNPY; encoded by the exons ATGAGGGTGCTGCTCGTGCTCGCCACACTGTTTGTGGTCTCTCTCTGCAAGAAGACGTTTGAGGG AGATCAGGTGCTTCGCATTATTCCAAAAGATGAGGTCGAGCTTTCACTTGTGAAGGACCTGGAGGACATGATCGAGTTTGAG ctggACTTCTGGAAGGATGCGGCTGATGTGGACACTCCTGTGCACATTAGAGTTCCCTTCCACGGCCTGCAGTCCACCAAAATGTACCTGGAGTCTCAGGGCATCGATTACTCCATCATGATTGAAGACCTGCAG GCGATGCtggatgaggagcaggaggagatggagtcTGCAGCTCGTGTGGCTGATCCCAGAAACACTGACAACTTTGACTTCTCCAGATACCACACCATAGACGAG ATCTACAGCTTCCAGGACATGCTGGTGGCCGAGAATCCCAACATGGTCAGCAAGATCGTGATTGGTCGGAGCTACCAGGGCCGTCCCCTGAATGTGCTCAAG TTCAGCACTGGTGGAACCAACCGTCCCGCTATCTGGATCGACACTGGAATCCACTCCAGAGAGTGGGTCACTCAGGCCAGTGGCACCTGGTTTGCCAAGAAG ATTGTGACTGATTACGGACGTGATCCTGCTCTGACCGCCATCCTCAACAAGATGGACATCTTCCTGGAGATTGTGACAAACCCTGATGGCTTCTATTACACCCACACCAGC AACCGTATGTGGCGTAAGACCAGGAAGCCCAACCCTGGCTCTAACTGCGTTGGTGTCGATCCGAACAGGAACTGGGATGCTGGTTTTGGAG GACCTGGTGCCAGCAGCAGCCCCTGCTCTGAGACCTACCGTGGCCCCAGGGCTAACTCTGAGTCTGAGGTCAAGTCCATTGTGGACTTTGTGAAGTCGCATGGAAACATTAAGGCGTTCGTCTCCATCCATTCCTACTCCCAGATGCTTCTGTATCCTTACGGCTACACCAGGAATCCAGCCAAGGATCAGACCGAGCTG CACGCACTGGCGAAGAAGGCTATCACTGACCTGGCTTCCCTGTATGGTACTAGATACAGATACGGCAGCATCATTAGCACCATCT accAAGCCAGTGGTGGCACCATCGACTGGACCTACGACCAAGGCATCAAGTACTCTTACACCTTTGAGCTGAGGGACACAGGTCGTCACGGTTTCATCctgccagccaatcagatcatCCCCACCGCCAGTGAGACTTGGCTGGCTCTGATGGCCATCATGGATCACACCTTCAAGAACCCATACTAA